In one window of Rhinoderma darwinii isolate aRhiDar2 chromosome 7, aRhiDar2.hap1, whole genome shotgun sequence DNA:
- the OMD gene encoding osteomodulin: MDTLVRFLVLALIFVPHGLCQYEGYDYDTDYEPDLDPPYQPPIYSHHSVDYNVPSVPYSTDCARECYCPPSSIVTMYCDNRKLKSIPQIPARIQQLYLQHNEIEAVNIKSFINSTSLREIDLSYNKLKSNKIDTGVFATSPHLHQIFLNNNDLEEIPSPISSSVERILLGSNKINKVREQDLQGLVNVTMLDLCNNRIDNIKGKSLNKLTKLMQLNICNNKMHSMPASLPTSLMYLSLENNSISKIPDDYFAKLPNLIAIRMSHNKIDEVSLNMFNLPKLMELNLGHNKLKRIFYVPRSLEHLYLENNEFETINITLMCPVMDQTQRLTYLRVDQNRLKGPVSTLAFLCFPHMQSIYYGEQKRSAGDSQVRLIPPYPLPEEARYDDDDDDDNDFPQYHREEHGTIVEEIEDEYENDFHNYY, from the exons ATGGACACTCTTGTGCGGTTTTTGGTTCTAGCACTGATATTTGTACCACATGGACTGTGCCAATATGAAGGTTATGACTACGACACAGATTATGAACCTGACCTAGATCCTCCATATCAGCCACCCATTTATTCCCATCACAGTGTAGATTATAACGTTCCAAGTGTACCCTACTCCACCGATTGTGCAAGAGAATGCTACTGTCCACCATCATCAATAGTCACCATGTACTGTGACAATCGGAAGCTCAAGAGCATTCCTCAAATACCAGCTCGAATTCAACAGCTTTACCTACAGCACAATGAGATTGAAGCGGTGAATATAAAGTCCTTCATTAATTCCACTTCTCTGAGAGAAATTGACCTTAGCTACAACAAACTCAAATCAAACAAAATTGACACTGGTGTGTTTGCCACATCTCCTCATCTACATCAAATATTCCTAAACAATAATGACCTAGAAGAGATTCCATCACCTATCTCTAGTTCTGTTGAAAGGATCCTTCTGGGTTCAAACAAGATTAATAAAGTACGAGAACAAGATCTTCAGGGCTTAGTCAACGTTACCATGCTTGACCTCTGTAACAATCGTATTGATAACATCAAGGGGAAAAGTCTTAACAAACTGACAAAGTTGATGCAGCTCAATATCTGTAACAACAAGATGCATTCAATGCCTGCAAGCCTCCCGACATCACTCATGTATCTGTCACTGGAGAATAATTCAATTTCCAAGATACCGGATGATTACTTTGCAAAGCTTCCAAATCTGATTGCTATTCGAATGTCACACAACAAAATTGATGAGGTTTCTTTGAACATGTTCAACCTTCCCAAACTTATGGAATTGAACCTGGGTCATAACAAACTAAAGCGCATCTTTTATGTTCCTCGATCACTGGAGCACTTGTATCTGGAGAACAATGAATTTGAAA CAATAAACATAACTCTTATGTGTCCAGTAATGGATCAAACACAACGATTGACCTACCTGCGTGTGGACCAAAATCGATTGAAAGGACCTGTGAGCACATTAGCCTTCCTATGCTTCCCACACATGCAAAGTATTTATTATGGTGAACAGAAGCGCAGTGCTGGTGACAGTCAGGTGCGCCTTATCCCTCCATACCCACTGCCAGAAGAGGCAAGgtatgatgatgacgatgatgatgataatgattttCCACAGTATCACAGAGAGGAGCATGGAACAATAGTAGAAGAGATAGAAGATGAATATGAAAATGACTTTCATAACTACTATTAG